TCGAGGACGTCGGCAACGCCGCCGCATTTCTGTGCTCCGATTCGGCCGGGGCTATCACCGGCGAAGTGTTGTACGTCGACTCCGGCTTCAACATTCTCGGCGTTCCTTCTCCCGAGGAATCGGCGGATGGATGAATCGCACCCTTTTCTTGAACACCGTACCGCCGCACCCGTAACGATCGTTTGATCCGATGCGCGCCCAACTGCTACGCCGCCCCTCACCCGTCGAGGAATCCCCGCTCGAATGGTCCGACCTCCCCGAACCGCACCCCAGCCCCGGGCAGATCGCGATCCGCGTCTCCGTCTGCGGCGTTTGCCGGACCGACCTGCACATCGTCGAAGGCGAGCTGGGCGCGCCGCAGCTGCCGATTATCCCCGGACATCAGGCCGTCGGCCGGGTCTGCGCCCTTGGGCAAGACGTCCGCGGCTGGTCGCTCGGCGAACGCGCCGGCGTGTTCTGGCTTTCCCGCGCCTGCGGCAAGTGCGGATTCTGCCTGCGCGGGGAGGAAAACCTTTGCCCGGACGCGGAGTTCACCGGCTTCCACCGAAACGGCGGTTACGCCGAGGTTATGTTGGCGGAGGCGGAATTCGCCGTGCGGATCCCGGATCTGTTCGACAACGAACACGCCGCACCGCTGCTATGCGCCGGGATCATCGGGTACCGATCCCTGCGTAAAGCGGAGGTTCAGCCCGGGGAGACCGTCGGGCTGTTCGGCTTCGGCGCCAGCGCGCATCTGGCGCTGCAGACGGCTAAGCACTGGGGCTGCCGCGTGTTCGTCTTCACCCGCAGCGAGACGCACCGCACCCACGCGCGGGATCTTGGCGCCGCGTGGGCCGGCGGAGCCGCCGACCGGCCTCCCGCGTTTCTGGACCGCGCGGTGATCTTCGCCCCGTCCGGTGCGCTCGTCCCCGCCGCCTTGGAACAAATCCGCCCGGGCGGAACGTTGGCGATCAATGCGGTCTACATGACCGACCTCCCCGCGCTGCGCTACGCTTCGCTGTACGGCGAACGGACCGTGCGCAGCGTCGCCAACGCCACCCGCCGGGACGCGAGGGAATTTTTGGAACTCGCGGCAGCAATCCCGATCCGGGTCACGGTCCGCTCCTTCGGTCTCACGGAGGCAAATCGCGTTCTGCAGCTGCTCAAGGAATCGAAACTCGACGGCGCCGCGGTGCTGATTCCGGAATAGGACCCCGCATCATCACGGTCGTTGCCGCCTGCGAGAACTCGGCGGTGGGGGAATCACCCTTCGCGGGGCGGCGAATCCGTCATACACTGGCGGTTAACCGGACCCTAAGGGTTCGGAGAACCCTTAGGGTCCTCCCTCGAGGAAGGCATGATCCGCATCGGCACGTCCGGTTTTTCCTATAAGGATTGGGTCGGGCCGGTCTATCCGGAAAAAATGCCCGCCAAGGATTGGCTCGCCTTCTACGCCGCCCAATTCTCGACGGTCGAGTTGAACGTCACCTTCTACCGCCTGCCGTCCAGGGTCAACATCGAGGCCTGGCTGCGCAAGACGCCCGACGATTTCCTCTTCACGGTCAAAGCCTTCCGCGGATTGACCCACGAACGGGAGAATCCGGATTTCGCCGCTTTCACCGGCTCCATCCGGCCCCTCGCCGAGGCGGGCAAGCTCGGCTGCGTGCTGGCCCAGTTTCCAAATTCCTTTCACCCCGTCCCCGAAAACAAGGAGTATCTCAAGCGGATGTGCTCGGAATTGCCCGACCTCCCGCTGGTGGCGGAGTTCCGCCACACCGCCTGGGCCAAACCGGAAACATTCGAGATGCTGCGCGGCCTTGGGATGGGGTACTGCTGCGTCGACGAGCCGCAATTGCGCGGTCTGATGCCGCCGGCGGCGGTATCCACTTCACCGGTGGGCTACATCCGCTTCCACGGACGCAACGCGGCGCACTGGTACGAACATAAGGACCCGGCCGAACGGTATGATTACCGCTATTCGGAGAAGGAACTGGAGGAATGGATTCCCAAAATCCGCAAAGTGGAAAAGGACGCTGAAGAGACCTACGTCTACTTCAACAACCATCCACACGGCCACGGCGTGGCCGGCGCGAAAGTCCTCGGAAGACTCCTCAACATCCAGCGCAAAGAAGAGTAACCGCCGGGACGGACGATCTTCACCCCCGGAGCTTGCGGCTTCGGTATCCATAACCGATGGTCTTTTTTTCCGTGAACTCCGTGGTTATGCTTTTCGCGGCGCCATATTTTTCGATACTGATACTCTTCGGCCGGTCCCCCGGGAAACCGCGTGAAACCGCACATGGCCTCGTAGAAAAAGTGGTTTTTCATCGCAAATGCCGGCGTCGCCAGGCGCCAGCTTTTCGTTTGCGGATACCGCCGTTCGATGAACTTCCACGCCGCGCTTCCGATGCCGCGGTCCTGATACTCCGGATCGATGAAAATAATTCCGAGGATGTTGTCGCCGTGCGGAAATATCCAGACGATGATTCCGCCGACGGCTTTCCCGTCGGCGATCACTTTATACCCGTCGGTTTCCTTATGCCCGAAAAGCCATTTGCGGAAGAAATCCCCGTTGTCGTATCCGTCCGGGCCGCCCTTTTCAACGCCGAGGTGCTTGCGCGAATCGTCGTCGAAGGCGCGGGTCATCACCCCGGTCAACTTTGGAATATCGGATTCGGTTAAGGGTTCAAACGATGTCTGCATCGCTCGCGCCTTCTGCCTGGACCTCCCCTCAGCCCGCCCCGCATAGGCAAAATGGGAATCGTTCGGGCTTTCGATATTCCTAAGCCAAGAAGGCCTGAAGCACCAAGCCCGTCCCTCACCTGCGGTTATTCTTCCGCAGCGCCGTCAGTCGTTCCTTTGCGTCTTGCGCTTGCGTGAAGAAACCGTTCAACTGCCCGCAATTTTCAAACTCGGCGCATTCCGCGCAGGTCTCGAATTTATGATCCCGTGCGCAGCGGCGCATCGGACACACCCGACAGCCGAGGAATACCCGCGCCTTGTCATCGGCGGTGCAGCCGTCGCAGACCATCTCCTCCGCTCGCAGATCGTTCCGTCCCGTGAACTGCGCGAACTGGAGCGACCACTCGCGGGCGGTTTTTTCCTGCAGGGTCCGGTCGTTGGTCTTTGTGGCGAGGAGCGTCGGACATTTCGAACAATCCAAGCCGCAATAGGCAATCATCGGCATTCCGCCTCCCTGTGCCAATAATTTTCTCCGATTCCGCCTGATCCGACCAGGGGGATTTCCCCCTTCAAGGAGATCCGTCCGGCCATCCCTTCCGTTCTTCCACCGCTCGGCGGTCGGTGGGAAAAATGATCCTTCGCGTTTCCTCAGCCTCTCCCTTATCCGCCCTCCCGTCGCTTTCCCTCGCTGTGCTCGGAACAGGCGCTCCGGGACAGGTTCGGGCTCCTTTCCCGGAATTGCGCCGGGACCGGCTTCCCAGCCCCAAATCAGCGGGTGATGATACGCATTCGTCCACAGCCATCTCGCTTGAAGGATGGGCTGGGAGAATGTATCCCGTCACTGTCCCGCGCGAAGCGCGGGACAGTGACGGGAGGATGGGATGAGGGGAGAATAGCGGGACGCGCTAATCGTCGATTTTTCCACTACTTGAATTGGCTTGGGCAAATGCGATTTTTCTTTTTGTCCTCCGGCTTGGTTTCATGCCCTGCGCGGATCCTTACATCTTTTCTTATGCGGGGGAACGCCTGCAACTCCGGCGTGACAACTCGCGGCCGAGACGTTACAAT
This region of Anaerolineales bacterium genomic DNA includes:
- a CDS encoding DUF3795 domain-containing protein — translated: MPMIAYCGLDCSKCPTLLATKTNDRTLQEKTAREWSLQFAQFTGRNDLRAEEMVCDGCTADDKARVFLGCRVCPMRRCARDHKFETCAECAEFENCGQLNGFFTQAQDAKERLTALRKNNRR
- a CDS encoding DUF72 domain-containing protein, which codes for MIRIGTSGFSYKDWVGPVYPEKMPAKDWLAFYAAQFSTVELNVTFYRLPSRVNIEAWLRKTPDDFLFTVKAFRGLTHERENPDFAAFTGSIRPLAEAGKLGCVLAQFPNSFHPVPENKEYLKRMCSELPDLPLVAEFRHTAWAKPETFEMLRGLGMGYCCVDEPQLRGLMPPAAVSTSPVGYIRFHGRNAAHWYEHKDPAERYDYRYSEKELEEWIPKIRKVEKDAEETYVYFNNHPHGHGVAGAKVLGRLLNIQRKEE
- a CDS encoding GNAT family N-acetyltransferase; this encodes MQTSFEPLTESDIPKLTGVMTRAFDDDSRKHLGVEKGGPDGYDNGDFFRKWLFGHKETDGYKVIADGKAVGGIIVWIFPHGDNILGIIFIDPEYQDRGIGSAAWKFIERRYPQTKSWRLATPAFAMKNHFFYEAMCGFTRFPGGPAEEYQYRKIWRREKHNHGVHGKKDHRLWIPKPQAPGVKIVRPGGYSSLRWMLRSLPRTFAPATPWPCGWLLK
- a CDS encoding zinc-dependent alcohol dehydrogenase family protein encodes the protein MRAQLLRRPSPVEESPLEWSDLPEPHPSPGQIAIRVSVCGVCRTDLHIVEGELGAPQLPIIPGHQAVGRVCALGQDVRGWSLGERAGVFWLSRACGKCGFCLRGEENLCPDAEFTGFHRNGGYAEVMLAEAEFAVRIPDLFDNEHAAPLLCAGIIGYRSLRKAEVQPGETVGLFGFGASAHLALQTAKHWGCRVFVFTRSETHRTHARDLGAAWAGGAADRPPAFLDRAVIFAPSGALVPAALEQIRPGGTLAINAVYMTDLPALRYASLYGERTVRSVANATRRDAREFLELAAAIPIRVTVRSFGLTEANRVLQLLKESKLDGAAVLIPE